One genomic region from Conexibacter woesei Iso977N encodes:
- a CDS encoding methyltransferase domain-containing protein, with protein sequence MTVAFTAVTIYDRARTGAVRVLARTLREHHPDAALLALFAGPEDPPHVDGAEVLTLDGLVGDGSWWPRVATTEAPHRDGVLLPLLLAHAASNEPGAPVVALGAETRVTAPLTALLDAAAEAGVVLVPMADGRLEEDEDLVPPAAWVDAAGSVNRRVFAVRPGAALDALLDGWPESGITDVEAREPELTADSAQRHLDRFATAPGADVRMLADRGTGVAYWNLPLREVAGDDPDALTAGGDRLALLDLSGFDAQSPEAPWKQNRVRLSRTPALAALLRRHAEELLAAWPAAPGPPYTTDWHGRPLDETLRDLIRRAHAEGALTHAPWTLEGTRELDDWLDQPAERGAAVGLTRYHLAIWESRDDLRTAYPHLDGPDGPGYAGWLHVYGTRDHHIPARSLPAEEFATDAPAQAEPLPWGANVAGFFRSELGLGEAARLLIGGLDAATVPALPVQGALIPPCRQEAEFTFTGPDEAPYPINIICMNGDTIPVFAREADDRFFKDRHTIALWWWEIVDAFPPDWHEAFEYIDEVWVATDHIFQAVAPHSPVPVNKVPMPVTMPRLRPYSREAVGFPDDGYVFLYIYDYHSTAARKNPVGHIEAFKQAFRPGEGAKLVLKCINAENLPEHHERTLLAAADHPDITIIDEYVSADHKNGMLDNCDCYLSLHRSEGFGLTPAEAMLLGKPVIATRYGGTLEFMNDENSYLVDHGWTTVGRGAHPYPADARWAEPDLDHAASLMRHVFEHPEEARERGAKGKAYMLAHHAPHVAGDAMRRRLQVVYDGLSAGAEPAPGLALPDLHHTGDRIGRGLPVPAGRAAAVKKPVRNVSGRFMSPWLARQKSIDEGLLRSIDALNTELDRISGEVSEHAAVELREERTQTMAALRRVRASLADHERWLVGVEHQLAVQADQLAELLSIAEPAGQLRALPYMEQPFERWTDPQAGAVEGFTKGIGVEAAGTAEAYRRFEDRFRGSRERITALQQAFVPLLADHGPVLDVGCGRGELLEVLGKAGIAARGVDTDAGMLAIARVNGVTNVEEADAVEVLKNAEAGSLGAVVAMQVIEHLPYEALQELLLAARHALRAGGRLIVETVNPHAVAAMKGFWLDPTHQHPLFPEVTLELVQEAGFDRGFVFFPNGAGDVEVDRLKQPAYAVVADVAGEASART encoded by the coding sequence ATGACCGTCGCCTTCACCGCAGTGACGATCTACGACCGCGCGCGCACCGGCGCGGTGCGCGTGCTCGCGCGCACGTTGCGCGAGCACCACCCGGACGCCGCGCTGCTCGCGCTCTTCGCCGGGCCCGAGGACCCGCCGCACGTCGACGGGGCCGAGGTCCTGACGCTCGACGGGCTCGTCGGCGACGGCTCCTGGTGGCCGCGCGTGGCGACGACCGAGGCGCCCCATCGCGACGGCGTCCTGCTGCCGCTGCTGCTCGCTCATGCCGCCTCCAACGAGCCGGGCGCGCCGGTTGTTGCGCTCGGAGCCGAGACGCGCGTGACCGCGCCGCTGACCGCGCTGCTCGACGCGGCCGCCGAGGCGGGCGTCGTGCTGGTCCCGATGGCCGACGGGCGCCTGGAGGAGGACGAGGACCTGGTGCCGCCGGCCGCGTGGGTCGACGCCGCCGGCTCGGTCAACCGCCGCGTCTTCGCCGTGCGGCCGGGCGCGGCGCTCGACGCGCTGCTCGACGGCTGGCCGGAGTCCGGGATCACCGACGTCGAGGCGCGCGAGCCCGAGCTGACCGCCGACTCCGCCCAGCGCCATCTCGACCGCTTCGCGACCGCGCCGGGCGCCGACGTCCGGATGCTCGCCGACCGCGGGACCGGCGTCGCCTACTGGAACCTGCCGCTGCGCGAGGTCGCCGGCGACGACCCCGACGCGCTGACCGCGGGCGGCGACCGCCTCGCGCTGCTCGACCTCTCGGGCTTCGACGCCCAGTCGCCGGAGGCGCCGTGGAAGCAGAACCGCGTCCGCCTGTCGCGCACGCCCGCGCTGGCCGCGCTGCTGCGCCGCCACGCCGAGGAGCTGCTCGCGGCCTGGCCCGCGGCGCCGGGCCCGCCGTACACCACCGACTGGCACGGCCGCCCCCTCGACGAGACGCTGCGCGACCTGATCCGGCGCGCGCACGCCGAGGGCGCGCTGACCCACGCGCCGTGGACGCTGGAGGGCACGCGCGAGCTCGACGACTGGCTCGACCAGCCGGCCGAGAGGGGCGCCGCGGTCGGGCTGACGCGCTACCACCTCGCGATCTGGGAGTCGCGCGACGACCTCCGGACCGCCTACCCGCACCTCGACGGCCCCGACGGCCCCGGCTACGCGGGCTGGCTGCACGTCTACGGGACCAGGGACCATCACATCCCGGCGCGCTCGCTGCCGGCGGAGGAGTTCGCCACCGACGCGCCCGCCCAGGCCGAGCCGCTGCCGTGGGGCGCCAACGTCGCGGGCTTCTTCCGCTCCGAGCTGGGCCTCGGCGAGGCGGCGCGGCTGCTGATCGGCGGCCTCGACGCCGCGACGGTCCCGGCGCTGCCGGTCCAGGGCGCGCTGATCCCGCCCTGCCGCCAGGAGGCGGAGTTCACGTTCACGGGCCCGGACGAGGCGCCCTACCCCATCAACATCATCTGCATGAACGGGGACACGATCCCCGTCTTCGCGCGCGAGGCCGACGACCGCTTCTTCAAGGACCGCCACACGATCGCGCTGTGGTGGTGGGAGATCGTCGACGCGTTCCCGCCCGACTGGCACGAGGCGTTCGAGTACATCGACGAGGTCTGGGTCGCGACCGACCACATCTTCCAGGCGGTCGCGCCGCACAGCCCGGTCCCGGTCAACAAGGTCCCGATGCCGGTGACGATGCCGCGCCTGCGCCCGTACTCGCGCGAGGCCGTCGGCTTCCCGGACGACGGCTACGTCTTCCTCTACATCTACGACTACCACTCGACCGCGGCGCGCAAGAACCCGGTCGGGCACATCGAGGCGTTCAAGCAGGCCTTCAGGCCGGGCGAGGGCGCCAAGTTGGTGTTGAAGTGCATCAACGCCGAGAACCTGCCCGAGCACCACGAACGCACGCTGCTGGCCGCGGCCGACCATCCCGACATCACGATCATCGACGAGTACGTGTCGGCCGATCACAAGAACGGCATGCTCGACAACTGCGACTGCTACCTATCGCTGCACCGGTCCGAGGGCTTCGGGCTGACGCCCGCCGAGGCGATGCTGCTCGGCAAGCCGGTGATCGCCACGCGCTACGGCGGCACGCTGGAGTTCATGAACGACGAGAACTCCTACCTCGTCGACCACGGCTGGACGACCGTCGGGCGCGGCGCGCACCCCTACCCGGCCGACGCGCGCTGGGCCGAGCCCGACCTCGACCACGCCGCGTCGCTGATGCGCCACGTCTTCGAGCACCCCGAGGAGGCGCGCGAGCGCGGCGCCAAGGGCAAGGCCTACATGTTGGCCCACCACGCGCCGCACGTCGCGGGCGACGCGATGCGCAGGCGCCTGCAGGTGGTCTACGACGGGCTGTCGGCCGGGGCCGAGCCCGCGCCCGGGCTGGCGCTGCCCGACCTGCACCACACCGGCGACCGGATCGGCCGTGGGCTGCCGGTCCCGGCCGGCCGCGCCGCCGCGGTCAAGAAGCCGGTCCGCAACGTCAGCGGGCGCTTCATGTCGCCGTGGCTGGCACGCCAGAAGTCGATCGACGAGGGCCTGCTGCGCTCGATCGACGCGCTCAACACGGAGCTCGACCGGATCTCCGGTGAGGTCTCCGAGCACGCCGCGGTCGAGCTGCGCGAGGAGCGCACGCAGACGATGGCCGCGCTGCGCCGGGTCCGGGCGAGCCTCGCCGACCACGAGCGCTGGCTGGTCGGCGTCGAGCACCAGCTCGCCGTCCAGGCCGACCAGCTCGCGGAGCTGCTGAGCATCGCCGAGCCCGCCGGCCAGCTGCGCGCACTGCCGTACATGGAGCAGCCGTTCGAGCGCTGGACCGACCCGCAGGCCGGCGCCGTCGAGGGCTTCACGAAGGGCATCGGCGTCGAGGCGGCCGGGACCGCCGAGGCCTACCGCCGCTTCGAGGACCGCTTCCGCGGCTCGCGCGAGCGGATCACCGCGCTGCAGCAGGCGTTCGTCCCGCTCCTGGCCGACCACGGCCCGGTGCTCGACGTCGGCTGCGGCCGCGGCGAGCTGCTGGAGGTGCTCGGCAAGGCCGGGATCGCCGCGCGCGGCGTCGACACCGACGCGGGCATGCTGGCGATCGCGCGCGTCAACGGGGTCACGAACGTCGAGGAGGCCGACGCGGTCGAGGTCCTCAAGAACGCCGAGGCCGGCTCGCTCGGGGCGGTCGTCGCGATGCAGGTCATCGAGCACCTGCCCTACGAGGCGCTGCAGGAGCTGCTGCTGGCCGCCCGCCACGCGCTGCGCGCCGGGGGCCGGCTGATCGTCGAGACCGTCAACCCGCACGCGGTCGCCGCGATGAAGGGCTTCTGGCTGGACCCGACCCACCAGCACCCGCTGTTCCCCGAGGTGACGCTGGAGCTGGTCCAGGAGGCCGGCTTCGATCGCGGCTTCGTGTTCTTCCCCAACGGCGCCGGCGACGTCGAGGTCGACCGCCTCAAGCAGCCCGCCTACGCGGTCGTGGCCGACGTGGCCGGCGAGGCCAGCGCACGTACGTAA
- a CDS encoding ABC transporter ATP-binding protein, with translation MATIVRLTSTDVTVAEAPRPAAGAEPAIVVDGVGKTFRLPQQQYSTLKERVLHPLRSQVYDELRALQDVSVSINKGEFFGIVGRNGSGKSTLLKCLAGIYDLDRGAIEITGRLSPFIELGVGFNPDLTARDNVIINAIMLGMSRRQARERFDAVVEFAELEDFLDLKLKNYSSGMNVRLAFATAIQVDTELLLVDEVLAVGDAAFQQKCFEEFQRMKDAGRTIVFVTHDMSAVERFCDRAMLLEKGRVVDIGDPLQISRAYNELNFGRVAEVIEAEEESGRYGDRRIAEVTRAWFENVNGEPVVTLAQGELMRVRFEIDVHERLVDPVFAVTLRNEAHHTIMVERTDWRHGSTGVFEAGEKAFITFQFDNWLAPSRYTASPSIARGGTGEAFLDVREDLASIVVSNVGERTGGVVDLPHQVEINRL, from the coding sequence ATGGCTACCATCGTGCGCCTGACCAGCACTGACGTCACCGTCGCCGAGGCGCCTCGGCCGGCGGCTGGGGCCGAGCCGGCCATCGTCGTGGACGGTGTTGGCAAGACCTTCCGGCTGCCGCAACAGCAGTACTCGACGCTCAAGGAGCGCGTGCTGCACCCCTTGCGATCGCAGGTCTACGACGAGCTGCGGGCGCTGCAGGACGTCTCGGTCTCGATCAACAAGGGCGAGTTCTTCGGCATCGTCGGGCGCAACGGCTCCGGCAAGTCGACGCTGCTGAAGTGCCTGGCGGGGATCTACGACCTCGACAGGGGCGCGATCGAGATCACCGGCCGCCTGTCGCCGTTCATCGAGCTGGGCGTCGGGTTCAACCCGGACCTGACCGCGCGCGACAACGTGATCATCAACGCGATCATGCTCGGCATGTCGCGCAGGCAGGCGCGCGAGCGGTTCGACGCCGTCGTCGAGTTCGCCGAGCTCGAGGACTTCCTCGACCTCAAGCTGAAGAACTACTCGTCGGGCATGAACGTGCGCCTGGCCTTCGCGACAGCGATCCAGGTCGACACCGAGCTGCTGCTGGTCGACGAGGTGCTCGCCGTCGGCGACGCCGCCTTCCAGCAGAAGTGCTTCGAGGAGTTCCAGCGGATGAAGGACGCGGGGCGGACGATCGTGTTCGTCACCCACGACATGTCCGCCGTCGAGCGCTTCTGCGATCGCGCGATGCTGCTGGAGAAGGGCAGGGTCGTCGACATCGGCGACCCGCTGCAGATCTCGCGCGCCTACAACGAGCTGAACTTCGGCCGCGTCGCGGAGGTCATCGAGGCCGAGGAGGAGTCGGGCCGCTACGGCGACCGCCGCATCGCCGAGGTGACGCGCGCGTGGTTCGAGAACGTCAACGGCGAGCCGGTCGTCACGCTCGCCCAGGGCGAGCTGATGCGCGTGCGCTTCGAGATCGACGTGCACGAGCGCCTCGTCGACCCGGTCTTCGCCGTCACGCTGCGCAACGAGGCCCACCACACGATCATGGTCGAGCGCACCGACTGGCGCCACGGCTCGACCGGCGTCTTCGAGGCCGGCGAGAAGGCGTTCATCACCTTCCAGTTCGACAACTGGCTCGCGCCCAGCCGCTACACCGCGTCGCCGTCGATCGCGCGCGGCGGGACCGGCGAGGCGTTCCTCGACGTCCGCGAGGACCTCGCGTCGATCGTCGTCTCCAACGTCGGCGAGCGCACCGGTGGCGTCGTCGACCTGCCCCACCAAGTCGAGATCAACCGCCTGTGA
- a CDS encoding ABC transporter permease, translated as MSVTTRYTAGRRRGLSASAFGDDFRRFWNLTYTLAATEFKLKYFGSALGYVWSLMRPVMLFGVLYVVFTYVVRVGTRIDFYAPYLLTSIVMWTFFAEATAGSVQSLIGRESLLRKMRFPRIVVPLSVTLTSLFNLGTNLFAVFIFAILSGVRPHWLWLEIPLLLVLLAALATGWSMLLSALYVRYRDVQPIWEVFAQALFYASAVLYAVETVAHPYQRWLLCNPLAAIFTQMRHCFLDPTAPTTAQLMGSQVYLLIPVGIIVFMFLLGLWVFNREAPKIAERL; from the coding sequence GTGAGCGTCACGACCCGCTACACCGCCGGCCGCCGCCGCGGCCTGTCCGCCTCCGCGTTCGGCGACGACTTCCGCCGCTTCTGGAACCTGACGTACACGCTGGCCGCGACCGAGTTCAAGTTGAAGTACTTCGGCTCGGCGCTCGGCTACGTCTGGTCGCTGATGCGCCCGGTGATGCTCTTCGGCGTCCTCTACGTCGTGTTCACCTACGTCGTCAGGGTCGGCACCAGAATCGACTTCTACGCGCCGTACCTGCTGACCTCGATCGTCATGTGGACGTTCTTCGCCGAGGCGACGGCGGGCTCGGTGCAGTCGCTGATCGGGCGCGAGTCGCTGCTGCGCAAGATGCGCTTCCCGCGGATCGTCGTGCCGCTGTCGGTGACGCTGACGTCGCTGTTCAACCTCGGGACCAACCTCTTCGCGGTCTTCATCTTCGCGATCCTCTCCGGCGTGCGGCCGCACTGGCTGTGGCTGGAGATCCCGTTGTTGTTGGTGTTGCTCGCGGCGCTGGCGACCGGCTGGTCGATGCTGCTCAGCGCGCTCTACGTCCGCTACCGCGACGTCCAGCCGATCTGGGAGGTCTTCGCGCAGGCGCTGTTCTACGCCTCGGCGGTCCTCTACGCGGTGGAGACCGTCGCGCATCCCTACCAGCGCTGGTTGCTGTGCAACCCGCTGGCGGCGATCTTCACGCAGATGCGTCACTGCTTCCTGGACCCGACCGCGCCGACGACCGCGCAGCTGATGGGCTCCCAGGTCTACCTGCTGATCCCGGTCGGGATCATCGTCTTCATGTTCCTGCTGGGCCTCTGGGTGTTCAACCGCGAGGCCCCGAAGATCGCCGAGCGCCTCTAG